A region of Thermus caldifontis DNA encodes the following proteins:
- a CDS encoding c-type cytochrome, whose product MRKLLLLLLLGQGLAWAQGVEGLWAKTCAVCHGDKAQGTRSYPGLLGAAPLFATPEGRRYLVLVVLYGKKGEAGLMPGFAQLKDEELAALLNHLRALLQAKGEAFTAEEIRRERGLNLTPDKVKRP is encoded by the coding sequence ATGAGGAAACTTCTCCTTCTTCTCCTTTTGGGCCAGGGCCTGGCCTGGGCCCAAGGAGTGGAAGGGCTATGGGCCAAAACCTGCGCCGTCTGCCACGGGGACAAGGCCCAGGGGACACGGTCGTATCCGGGGCTACTAGGGGCAGCCCCCCTCTTCGCCACCCCCGAGGGCAGGCGGTACCTGGTGCTGGTGGTCCTCTACGGCAAAAAGGGGGAGGCGGGGCTTATGCCCGGCTTCGCCCAGCTCAAGGATGAGGAGCTGGCCGCCCTTTTGAACCACCTAAGGGCCCTTCTCCAGGCCAAGGGGGAGGCCTTTACGGCGGAGGAGATCCGCCGGGAGCGGGGCCTAAACCTCACTCCCGACAAGGTGAAGCGCCCTTAA
- a CDS encoding polyamine ABC transporter substrate-binding protein gives MKRLGILLLALLLVGLGVFLLRPRPATGAGETLYFLNWADYIPEDLIKKFEAETGAKVVLDTFESPEAMLAKLKAGADREFSLVVAPDYYVLQMAREGLIAPLEKERLKNLANLDPFFLDPPYDPGLQYSVPYLWGTTGLAYREDRVKGPVDSYAVFFDPGKQVGPFLLLDEMRETIGAALKYLGYSVNTTDPEALEKAKGLLLEAKGRSVGFAGGVEALNRILGGDAAVALAYSGDVLQARQEDERLRYAIPKEGGTLWTDALVVLKRGPSQDLAYRFLNFLLEPENAAALAAYTHYATPVAKALPLLPEAMRQDPTVFPPEEVRAKLEYLKDLGPDIALYDRVWTEVKAR, from the coding sequence ATGAAGCGCTTGGGCATCCTTTTGCTGGCGCTCCTTTTGGTGGGTTTGGGCGTCTTTCTCCTCAGGCCGAGGCCGGCTACCGGGGCGGGGGAGACCCTGTACTTCCTGAACTGGGCCGACTACATCCCGGAGGACCTCATCAAGAAGTTTGAGGCGGAAACCGGGGCTAAGGTGGTCCTGGACACCTTTGAGTCCCCCGAGGCCATGCTGGCCAAGCTGAAGGCGGGGGCGGACCGGGAGTTCTCCTTGGTGGTGGCCCCCGACTACTACGTGCTCCAGATGGCCCGGGAGGGCCTCATCGCCCCCCTGGAGAAGGAACGGTTGAAGAACCTGGCCAACCTGGACCCCTTTTTCCTGGACCCCCCCTACGACCCCGGCCTGCAGTACTCCGTGCCCTACCTTTGGGGCACCACGGGCCTAGCCTACCGGGAGGATCGGGTAAAGGGCCCTGTGGATTCCTATGCCGTCTTCTTTGACCCGGGCAAGCAGGTGGGGCCCTTCCTCCTTTTGGACGAGATGCGGGAGACCATCGGGGCGGCCTTGAAGTACCTGGGTTACTCGGTGAACACCACGGACCCCGAGGCCCTCGAGAAGGCCAAGGGGCTTCTCCTCGAGGCCAAGGGCCGCTCCGTGGGCTTCGCTGGAGGGGTGGAGGCCCTAAACCGCATCCTGGGCGGGGATGCGGCGGTGGCCCTTGCCTATTCCGGGGATGTCCTCCAGGCCAGGCAGGAGGACGAAAGGCTCCGCTACGCCATCCCCAAGGAGGGGGGCACCCTTTGGACCGATGCCCTGGTGGTCCTCAAGCGGGGGCCCAGCCAGGATCTGGCCTACCGCTTCCTCAACTTTTTGCTGGAACCGGAAAACGCCGCGGCCTTGGCGGCGTACACCCACTACGCCACCCCCGTGGCCAAGGCCCTACCCCTTCTTCCCGAGGCCATGCGCCAGGACCCCACGGTGTTTCCTCCGGAGGAGGTGCGGGCCAAGCTGGAATACCTCAAGGACCTAGGCCCCGACATCGCCCTCTACGACCGGGTCTGGACCGAGGTGAAGGCTCGCTAA
- a CDS encoding ABC transporter permease, producing the protein MKRLLSFHALLVYLFLYLPMLVIVALSFNQSRRGVRFTGFTLDWYRALFQDPRVLEYFLNTLTVAFVSTLVATLLGTLLAVGLVRYRFPGKGFLSYLLYIPVVVPDVVMGVSLLLLFALAREVLGFPRLSLLTVILGHITFQVAFVTLVVRSRLLLLDPALEEAARDLGARGWQTFWHVTLPLAWPGVAAGALLALTLSLDDFVVTFFTAGPGATTLPLYIYSSVKLGVSPKVHALSTLILGLSAFFLALGYALGRRRV; encoded by the coding sequence ATGAAGCGGCTTTTATCCTTTCACGCCCTTCTCGTCTACCTCTTCCTCTACCTGCCCATGTTGGTGATCGTGGCCCTTTCCTTCAACCAAAGCCGCCGGGGGGTGCGCTTCACCGGCTTCACCCTGGATTGGTACCGGGCCCTTTTCCAGGACCCGAGGGTCCTGGAATACTTCCTGAACACCCTCACGGTGGCCTTCGTGTCCACCCTGGTGGCCACCCTTTTGGGGACGCTTTTGGCGGTGGGCCTCGTCCGCTACCGGTTTCCCGGCAAGGGCTTCCTTTCCTACCTCCTCTATATTCCCGTGGTGGTGCCCGACGTGGTCATGGGGGTATCCCTCCTCCTCCTCTTCGCCCTGGCCCGGGAGGTTTTGGGCTTTCCCCGGCTTTCCCTGCTTACGGTGATCCTGGGCCACATCACCTTCCAGGTGGCCTTCGTGACCCTGGTGGTCCGCTCCCGCCTCCTCCTCCTGGACCCCGCCTTGGAGGAGGCGGCCCGCGACCTGGGTGCTCGAGGGTGGCAGACCTTTTGGCACGTGACCCTACCCCTGGCCTGGCCGGGGGTGGCGGCGGGGGCCCTTCTGGCCCTTACCCTCTCCCTGGACGACTTTGTGGTCACCTTCTTCACCGCCGGGCCCGGGGCCACCACCCTGCCCCTTTACATCTATTCCAGCGTCAAGCTGGGGGTAAGCCCCAAGGTCCACGCCCTATCCACCCTGATCCTCGGCCTTAGCGCCTTCTTCCTGGCCTTGGGGTATGCTTTAGGCCGGAGGAGGGTATGA
- a CDS encoding ABC transporter permease produces the protein MNEAATPWRRLFRVLVTVGPGGLWLGVFVLIPTLLVLVASFLTRGPYGELSGPWGVHNYAKLLKPVYLEAFAQSLLLGVLATLLSALMGYPLAFYIARHPRRDLLLFLLLLPFLTNFLIRVYAWLVLLQREGLVNALLGAFGLGPFTFYPSFYAVLLATVYTFLPFFVLPVYASVERLDWQLLEAAYDLGARPLRAFLHAVLPQTYPGLFAGSVLVFIPAMGTFVVADLLGAGRVVLIGNLIQQQFGLTRDWAFGAALSVFLMGFVLLSLFIYARIQGERGLKDLV, from the coding sequence ATGAATGAGGCGGCTACCCCCTGGCGGCGGCTTTTCCGGGTCCTGGTGACGGTGGGCCCTGGGGGGCTTTGGCTAGGGGTCTTTGTCCTCATCCCCACCCTTTTGGTTCTCGTGGCCTCCTTCCTCACCCGCGGACCCTATGGGGAACTCAGCGGGCCCTGGGGCGTCCACAACTATGCCAAGCTCCTTAAGCCCGTCTACCTGGAAGCCTTTGCCCAAAGCCTTTTGCTGGGCGTTTTGGCCACCCTCCTTTCTGCCCTCATGGGCTATCCCCTGGCCTTCTACATCGCCCGCCATCCCCGGCGGGACCTCCTTCTTTTCCTGCTACTTTTGCCCTTTTTGACCAACTTCTTGATCCGGGTGTATGCCTGGCTGGTCCTCTTGCAGCGGGAAGGCCTGGTGAACGCCTTATTGGGGGCCTTTGGCCTGGGGCCTTTTACCTTCTACCCCTCCTTTTATGCGGTCCTTCTGGCCACGGTATATACCTTTCTGCCCTTTTTTGTCCTTCCCGTCTACGCCAGCGTGGAGCGCTTAGACTGGCAGCTATTGGAGGCGGCCTACGACCTGGGGGCCAGGCCTTTGAGGGCCTTTTTGCATGCGGTCTTACCCCAGACCTACCCTGGGCTTTTTGCGGGAAGTGTCTTGGTCTTCATCCCCGCCATGGGCACCTTCGTGGTGGCGGACCTCCTGGGGGCAGGCAGGGTGGTCTTGATCGGCAACCTCATCCAGCAGCAGTTTGGCCTTACCCGGGACTGGGCCTTCGGGGCGGCCTTGAGCGTCTTCCTCATGGGCTTCGTCCTCCTTTCCCTGTTTATTTACGCCCGCATCCAGGGGGAAAGGGGGCTAAAGGACCTGGTATGA
- a CDS encoding ABC transporter ATP-binding protein, which yields MAGEALVRLVGVSKRFGEVVALDGVDLEVQKGEFFSLLGPSGCGKTTLLRLLAGFDTPDAGRIEIAGRDVSRVPPYDRPVNTVFQNYALFPHMTVEGNVAFGLRMKGLSPGEVRRKVAWALELVDLVGLERRYPRELSGGQRQRVALARALVLEPQVLLLDEPLSALDLKLRQELRVELMQLQRRLGTTFIFVTHDQEEALVMSDRIAVMRSGRIEQVGLPDEVYERPKNRFVADFLGRSNFLPARPHPLGAETPLGPLRLKEPLVREALLVIRPEKIRLYPMGNGAPARDNLVRARVEEIVYTGAENQYYLRSGEVRLLAYTLNQDLQEPGAEEFSYGEEVLCYLPPENLVVLHE from the coding sequence GTGGCCGGGGAAGCGCTGGTCCGCCTTGTGGGGGTAAGCAAGCGTTTTGGCGAGGTGGTGGCCCTGGATGGCGTGGACCTCGAGGTGCAAAAGGGCGAGTTCTTTAGCCTCCTGGGGCCCTCGGGTTGCGGGAAGACCACCCTGTTGCGGCTTCTCGCCGGGTTTGATACCCCGGATGCGGGCCGCATAGAGATCGCAGGCCGGGACGTCTCCCGGGTTCCCCCCTACGACCGGCCCGTGAACACCGTCTTCCAGAACTACGCCCTCTTTCCCCACATGACCGTGGAGGGGAATGTGGCCTTTGGCCTCCGCATGAAGGGGCTTTCCCCGGGGGAGGTCCGCAGGAAGGTGGCCTGGGCCTTGGAGCTGGTGGACCTTGTGGGCCTGGAAAGGCGCTACCCAAGGGAGTTATCCGGGGGGCAGAGGCAACGGGTGGCCCTGGCCCGGGCCCTGGTGCTGGAACCCCAGGTGCTCCTTCTGGACGAGCCCCTTTCCGCCTTGGACCTAAAGCTCCGCCAGGAGCTCCGGGTGGAGCTCATGCAGCTTCAGCGAAGGCTCGGCACCACCTTCATCTTCGTCACCCACGATCAGGAGGAGGCCTTGGTCATGTCCGACCGCATTGCCGTGATGCGCTCGGGAAGGATTGAGCAGGTGGGCTTGCCCGACGAGGTCTATGAAAGGCCCAAAAACCGCTTCGTGGCGGATTTCCTGGGCCGTTCCAACTTCCTTCCCGCAAGGCCCCATCCCCTGGGGGCGGAAACCCCTCTGGGTCCCTTGCGCCTGAAGGAGCCCCTGGTGCGGGAGGCCCTCTTGGTGATCCGGCCCGAGAAGATCCGCCTTTACCCCATGGGGAACGGGGCCCCTGCCCGGGACAACCTGGTGCGGGCCAGGGTGGAGGAGATCGTCTACACGGGGGCGGAAAACCAGTACTACCTGCGCTCAGGGGAGGTGAGGCTTCTGGCCTACACCCTCAACCAGGACCTTCAGGAGCCAGGGGCGGAGGAGTTTTCCTATGGGGAGGAGGTTCTTTGCTACCTTCCCCCGGAGAACCTGGTGGTGCTCCATGAATGA
- the rodA gene encoding rod shape-determining protein RodA has protein sequence MVLRRPNLLAYDWGLILLAVTLAVLGLFNLRSAAPDPSLVSRQLVALGLGLLLAVGVQFLSRRSIFALAYPLYALSLFLLVAVLAFGREINGAKAWFVLGPLQFQPLELAKLGLILALARLLESREVRRVWDYLLPGLLTAPVLALLLLQPDLGGSLVVLFGAFAVLFVRGLPWKHILVGFLALVLLVPTVVWPNLKPYQRERVLIVLDPYRDPLGQGFQVIQSTIAIGSGGLFGKGYGQGTQTQLGFVPFRHTDFVFAVWAEEWGFVGVAALLALYGLLLLRILGVALECPRLSDRLFVAGVGGMLGFQVLVNLGVALGVMPVTGLTLPLFSYGGSSLMATLLSLGLVLLVHRDRATP, from the coding sequence ATGGTGCTCCGGCGCCCGAACCTTCTGGCCTACGACTGGGGCCTGATCCTCCTGGCCGTAACCCTCGCGGTTTTGGGGCTTTTCAACCTGCGAAGCGCCGCTCCCGACCCTAGCCTCGTAAGCCGTCAGCTTGTGGCCTTGGGCCTGGGTCTCCTCCTGGCGGTGGGGGTGCAGTTCCTCTCCCGCCGCAGCATCTTCGCCCTGGCCTACCCCCTTTACGCCCTTTCCCTCTTCCTCCTGGTGGCCGTCTTGGCCTTCGGCCGGGAGATCAACGGGGCCAAGGCCTGGTTTGTCCTGGGCCCCTTGCAGTTCCAGCCCCTGGAGCTGGCCAAGCTGGGCCTGATCCTGGCCTTGGCCCGGCTTCTGGAGTCCCGGGAGGTGCGCCGGGTGTGGGACTACCTCCTGCCGGGCCTGTTGACGGCTCCGGTGCTGGCCCTCCTCCTCCTGCAGCCGGACCTGGGGGGTAGCCTGGTGGTCCTTTTTGGCGCCTTCGCCGTGCTCTTCGTGCGGGGGCTGCCCTGGAAGCACATCTTGGTGGGCTTTCTCGCCCTGGTTCTCCTGGTGCCCACCGTGGTCTGGCCCAACCTCAAGCCCTACCAGCGGGAGCGGGTCCTCATCGTTTTGGATCCCTACCGGGACCCCCTGGGCCAGGGCTTTCAGGTGATCCAGTCCACCATCGCCATCGGCTCGGGAGGGCTTTTCGGCAAGGGGTATGGCCAAGGTACCCAGACCCAGCTGGGCTTTGTTCCCTTTCGCCACACGGACTTCGTCTTCGCCGTGTGGGCCGAGGAGTGGGGGTTTGTGGGGGTGGCAGCCTTACTGGCCCTTTATGGGCTTCTTCTCCTGCGTATCCTGGGTGTGGCCCTGGAGTGCCCCCGCCTATCCGACCGCCTCTTTGTCGCCGGGGTAGGGGGGATGCTGGGCTTCCAGGTGCTGGTGAACCTGGGGGTGGCCTTGGGGGTGATGCCGGTAACGGGCCTTACCCTGCCCCTTTTCTCCTACGGAGGATCCAGCCTCATGGCCACCCTCCTCTCCTTGGGCCTGGTGCTTCTCGTGCACCGGGACCGGGCAACCCCATGA
- the minE gene encoding cell division topological specificity factor MinE, which produces MWWRRRSKEKAKERLKLVLAYDRAKLSPGLVENLKRDLLEVLRRYFPAQEEVNVALEERGEKMVLIADIPLR; this is translated from the coding sequence ATGTGGTGGCGCAGGCGGAGCAAGGAGAAGGCCAAGGAGCGGCTCAAGCTGGTCCTGGCCTACGACCGGGCGAAGCTTTCCCCGGGCCTGGTGGAGAACCTGAAGCGGGACCTTTTGGAGGTGCTTCGCCGCTACTTCCCCGCGCAAGAGGAGGTGAACGTGGCCCTGGAGGAGCGGGGGGAGAAGATGGTCCTGATCGCCGATATTCCCCTACGGTAA
- the minD gene encoding septum site-determining protein MinD: MKAKAIVVTSGKGGVGKTTTTANLGAALAKLGEKVAVVDVDVGLRNLDVVMGLEGRVVFDLIDVLEGRAKVRQALIRDKRIENLFLLPASQTKDKESLDPVRFKELIQHLLQEEGFDRVLIDSPAGIEKGFQTAATPAEGALVVVNPEVSSVRDADRIIGLLEAREVRENFLIINRLRPKMVARGDMLSVEDVVEILGLKPIGIIPEDEQVLVSTNQGEPLVLKGTSPAAVAYMDTARRIRGEEVPFRNLEDSQGLLSVIRRLFGGR; this comes from the coding sequence GTGAAAGCGAAAGCCATTGTGGTGACTTCGGGCAAGGGCGGCGTGGGGAAGACCACCACCACCGCCAACCTGGGGGCGGCCTTGGCCAAACTGGGGGAGAAGGTGGCGGTGGTGGATGTGGATGTGGGCCTCAGGAACCTGGATGTGGTCATGGGCCTCGAGGGCCGGGTGGTCTTTGACCTGATCGACGTTCTGGAGGGGCGGGCCAAGGTGCGCCAGGCCCTGATCCGGGACAAGCGCATAGAAAACCTCTTCCTCCTCCCCGCCTCCCAGACCAAGGATAAGGAGTCCCTGGACCCAGTTCGCTTCAAGGAGCTTATCCAGCACCTCCTCCAGGAGGAGGGCTTTGACCGTGTGCTCATCGACTCCCCCGCCGGCATCGAAAAGGGTTTCCAGACCGCCGCCACCCCGGCGGAAGGGGCCTTGGTGGTGGTGAACCCCGAGGTCAGTAGCGTGCGGGACGCCGACCGCATCATCGGCCTCCTGGAAGCCCGGGAAGTTCGGGAAAACTTCCTCATCATCAACCGTCTGAGGCCCAAGATGGTGGCCCGGGGGGATATGCTTTCCGTGGAGGACGTGGTGGAGATCCTTGGCCTTAAGCCCATTGGCATCATCCCCGAGGACGAGCAGGTCCTCGTCTCCACCAACCAGGGGGAGCCTTTGGTCCTCAAGGGGACAAGCCCCGCCGCCGTGGCTTACATGGACACCGCCCGCCGCATCCGGGGCGAGGAGGTTCCCTTCCGCAACCTGGAGGATAGCCAGGGGCTGTTGTCGGTGATCCGCCGGCTCTTCGGAGGTCGCTGA
- a CDS encoding winged helix-turn-helix transcriptional regulator produces MALSKTTRKVLKVLARRGAPEVLFALSRGTSRFSDLGTLLGLSPRTLAERLRELHLLGFVQRQAYAEVPPRVEYVLTPRGKRVLEFLSGLDEILEVVQEGKR; encoded by the coding sequence ATGGCCCTCTCCAAGACCACCCGGAAGGTGCTTAAGGTGCTGGCCCGGCGCGGAGCCCCCGAGGTGCTCTTTGCCTTAAGCCGCGGCACCTCCCGCTTCTCCGATCTGGGGACCTTGCTGGGCCTTTCCCCCCGCACCTTGGCGGAGCGGCTTCGGGAGCTCCACCTCCTGGGGTTCGTCCAGCGGCAGGCCTACGCGGAGGTGCCGCCCCGGGTAGAATATGTCCTGACCCCGCGGGGTAAGCGGGTTTTGGAATTTCTAAGCGGATTGGACGAGATATTGGAGGTCGTTCAGGAGGGCAAAAGGTGA
- a CDS encoding acyl-CoA mutase large subunit family protein, with translation MEGLFESLPEGYREKLGRPGEYPYTRGIYPRMYLDRLWTMRQYAGFSTAEESNARYRYLLSQGQTGLSVAFDLPTQLGLDPDHPMSVGEVGRVGVSIATLEDMKRLFEGIPLDQVSTSMTINAPAMMLLALYLLVAEEQGVPWEKVSGTVQNDILKEYFARGTYIYPPGPSMRLVTDIFEFCARHVPRFNTISISGYHIREAGSTAAQEIAFTLADGKAYVKAALERGLKVDEFAPRLSFFFAAHGDIFEEAAKFRAARRLWARIMREEFGAKDPKSWALRFHTQTGGSTLTAQEPLNNVVRTAYQALAAVLGGTQSLHTNAYDEALGLPTEKSALLALRTQQILAFESGVTRAIDPLGGSFYVEHLTDQLEREAERLIREIDALGGAVAAVEAGYFNRAIEESAWQFQKEVEEGKRIIVGVNRFADPHSPLNEPTPVQGIDPELHEKRKREMAEFKARRDGESVRIGLENLRRAAKGSENLFPYVLEALRRRATLGEVSGVLREEWGEYQPGR, from the coding sequence ATGGAAGGCCTCTTTGAGTCCCTGCCGGAGGGTTACCGGGAAAAGCTGGGCCGCCCCGGGGAGTATCCCTACACCCGGGGCATCTACCCGCGGATGTACCTGGACAGGCTCTGGACCATGCGCCAATATGCGGGCTTCTCCACCGCCGAGGAGTCCAACGCCCGCTACCGATACCTACTTTCCCAGGGCCAGACAGGCCTAAGCGTGGCCTTCGACCTGCCCACCCAGCTGGGCCTAGACCCCGACCACCCCATGAGCGTGGGGGAGGTGGGGCGGGTGGGGGTGTCCATCGCCACCCTGGAAGACATGAAAAGGCTCTTTGAGGGCATCCCCCTGGACCAGGTTTCCACCAGCATGACCATCAACGCCCCCGCCATGATGCTCCTGGCCCTCTATCTCCTGGTGGCGGAGGAACAAGGGGTCCCTTGGGAGAAGGTCTCCGGCACCGTGCAAAACGACATCCTCAAGGAGTACTTCGCCCGGGGCACCTACATCTACCCCCCGGGGCCTTCCATGCGCCTGGTAACGGATATCTTTGAGTTTTGCGCAAGGCATGTCCCCCGCTTCAACACCATTTCCATCTCCGGCTACCACATCCGCGAGGCGGGCTCCACCGCCGCCCAGGAGATCGCCTTCACCCTGGCTGACGGCAAGGCCTACGTGAAGGCCGCTCTGGAGCGGGGCCTTAAGGTGGACGAGTTCGCCCCCAGGCTCTCCTTCTTTTTCGCCGCCCATGGGGACATCTTTGAGGAAGCCGCCAAGTTCCGGGCCGCAAGGAGGCTTTGGGCCCGCATCATGCGGGAGGAGTTTGGGGCCAAGGACCCGAAAAGCTGGGCCCTCCGCTTCCACACGCAAACAGGGGGCTCCACCCTCACTGCCCAGGAGCCCCTAAACAACGTGGTGCGCACCGCCTACCAGGCCCTGGCGGCGGTGCTGGGGGGCACCCAGAGCCTCCACACCAACGCCTACGACGAGGCCCTGGGCCTGCCCACGGAAAAAAGCGCCCTTCTCGCCCTACGCACCCAGCAGATCCTGGCCTTTGAAAGCGGGGTCACCCGGGCCATTGACCCCTTAGGGGGAAGCTTCTACGTGGAGCACCTCACGGACCAGCTGGAAAGGGAAGCGGAAAGGCTCATCCGAGAGATCGACGCCTTAGGGGGTGCGGTGGCGGCGGTGGAGGCGGGGTATTTCAACCGGGCCATAGAGGAGTCCGCCTGGCAGTTCCAGAAGGAGGTGGAGGAGGGCAAGCGGATCATCGTGGGGGTGAACCGCTTTGCCGATCCCCATAGCCCCCTCAACGAGCCCACCCCCGTGCAGGGCATAGACCCCGAGTTGCACGAGAAGCGCAAGCGGGAAATGGCTGAGTTCAAGGCCCGTCGGGACGGGGAAAGCGTGCGGATCGGCCTGGAAAACCTGCGCCGGGCGGCAAAAGGAAGCGAGAACCTATTCCCCTACGTGCTGGAGGCCCTCCGCCGCCGGGCCACCCTGGGGGAGGTCTCTGGGGTGCTAAGGGAGGAATGGGGGGAGTACCAGCCGGGGAGGTGA
- a CDS encoding nuclear transport factor 2 family protein: MESEAELWAFLERHLASIYQGDPEGYRATTHEELSLYEWFVTPHRLDGLPFHLYMTERRWATGGKPYRLDLLEKRLQRYGDVAIFSYTLLLTVEEEEGLRHRAVNESRVAVRFPEGWRVVHVHKSPAQ, translated from the coding sequence GTGGAGAGCGAGGCGGAACTCTGGGCCTTTCTGGAAAGGCATTTGGCCAGCATCTACCAAGGCGATCCCGAAGGCTACCGGGCCACCACCCACGAGGAGCTTTCCCTCTACGAATGGTTTGTGACCCCACACCGGTTGGACGGGCTGCCCTTCCACCTTTACATGACCGAGCGCCGCTGGGCCACCGGAGGCAAGCCCTACCGCCTGGACCTCTTGGAAAAACGCCTCCAGCGCTACGGGGACGTGGCCATCTTCAGCTACACCCTGCTGCTTACCGTGGAGGAGGAAGAAGGCCTAAGGCACCGGGCGGTGAACGAAAGCCGGGTGGCCGTGCGCTTCCCCGAGGGCTGGCGGGTGGTGCACGTGCACAAGAGCCCGGCCCAGTAG
- the acs gene encoding acetate--CoA ligase: MDRIEGVLKEERVFYPSEAFRQQAHIGSEEEYQRLYEESLKDPEGFWGRVASELHWFEPWQKVLEGDLPHAKWFVGGRTNLSYNALDRHVKTWRRNKAALIWEGEPGEERVLTYHDLWREVQKFANILKRLGVKKGDRVTIYLPMIPEAAIAMLACTRIGAVHSVVFGGFSSGALADRIKDAEAKVLITADGGYRRGQVVPLKQNADEALRETSSVEHVVVVRRTGEEVPWTPGRDHWWHELMEAASDRAEAEPMEAEEPLFILYTSGSTGKPKGVLHTLGGYMTYVYLTTKLVFDLKDEDVYWCTADVGWITGHSYVVYGPLLNGATTVMYEGAPNWPEPDRFWQIVDKYGVNILYTAPTAIRAFMKWGEGWPLRHRLDSLRLLGTVGEPINPEAWLWYYQVIGKGRCPIVDTWWQTETGGIMITTLPGAHPMKPGHAGKPFFGVKPEILDSEHRPVENPDEGGHLCITRPWPSMLRTVWGDPNRFLQQYFSQHPGNYFTGDGARRDKDGYYLILGRVDDVLNVAGHRLGTMEIESALVSHPAVAEAAVVGRPDPLKGEAIVAFVTLKEGHAPSDALRDELKAHVAKVIGPIARPDEVRFTDALPKTRSGKIMRRLLRQIAAGEQEIKGDTSTLEDRSVVERLKEGA; encoded by the coding sequence ATGGACCGGATAGAGGGCGTTCTCAAGGAGGAGCGGGTCTTTTACCCCAGCGAGGCCTTCCGCCAACAGGCCCACATCGGGAGCGAGGAGGAGTACCAGCGGCTCTATGAGGAAAGCTTAAAGGACCCCGAGGGCTTCTGGGGACGGGTGGCCTCCGAGCTCCACTGGTTTGAACCCTGGCAGAAGGTCTTGGAGGGGGACCTGCCCCATGCCAAGTGGTTCGTGGGCGGCAGGACCAACCTCTCCTACAACGCCTTGGACCGCCACGTAAAGACCTGGCGCCGCAACAAGGCGGCCCTCATCTGGGAGGGGGAGCCGGGGGAGGAAAGGGTTTTGACCTACCACGACCTCTGGCGGGAGGTGCAGAAGTTCGCCAACATCCTGAAGCGCCTGGGGGTGAAGAAGGGGGACCGGGTCACCATCTACCTGCCCATGATCCCCGAGGCGGCCATCGCCATGCTGGCCTGCACCCGCATCGGGGCCGTGCACTCCGTGGTCTTCGGCGGGTTTTCCAGCGGAGCCCTAGCGGACCGCATCAAGGATGCCGAGGCCAAGGTGCTCATCACCGCCGACGGCGGTTACCGGCGGGGCCAGGTGGTGCCCCTCAAGCAGAACGCCGATGAGGCCTTAAGGGAGACCTCCAGCGTGGAGCACGTGGTGGTGGTGCGCCGCACCGGGGAGGAGGTACCCTGGACCCCAGGCCGCGACCACTGGTGGCACGAGCTCATGGAGGCGGCCTCCGACCGGGCCGAGGCGGAGCCCATGGAGGCGGAGGAGCCCCTTTTCATCCTCTACACCTCGGGTTCCACGGGGAAGCCCAAGGGGGTGTTGCACACCCTGGGCGGGTACATGACCTACGTCTACCTCACCACCAAGCTGGTCTTTGATCTGAAGGACGAGGACGTGTACTGGTGCACCGCCGACGTGGGCTGGATCACCGGCCACTCCTACGTGGTCTACGGGCCCCTTTTGAACGGGGCCACCACGGTGATGTACGAGGGAGCCCCCAACTGGCCCGAGCCCGACCGCTTCTGGCAGATCGTGGACAAGTACGGGGTGAACATCCTCTACACCGCTCCCACCGCCATCCGGGCCTTTATGAAGTGGGGGGAGGGTTGGCCCCTGAGGCACCGGCTGGACTCCTTGCGCCTTTTGGGCACCGTGGGGGAGCCCATCAACCCCGAGGCCTGGCTCTGGTACTACCAGGTGATTGGCAAGGGGCGGTGCCCCATCGTGGACACCTGGTGGCAGACGGAAACCGGGGGCATCATGATCACCACCCTTCCCGGGGCGCACCCCATGAAGCCCGGGCATGCGGGAAAGCCTTTCTTTGGGGTGAAGCCGGAGATCCTGGACTCGGAGCACAGGCCCGTGGAGAATCCGGACGAGGGCGGGCACCTTTGCATCACCCGTCCCTGGCCCAGCATGCTCCGCACCGTCTGGGGGGACCCTAACCGCTTCCTGCAACAGTACTTCAGCCAGCACCCCGGCAACTACTTCACCGGGGATGGGGCTAGGCGCGATAAGGACGGGTATTACCTCATCCTGGGCCGGGTGGACGATGTGCTGAACGTGGCCGGGCACCGGCTTGGCACCATGGAGATCGAGTCCGCTTTGGTTTCCCACCCCGCGGTGGCGGAGGCGGCGGTGGTGGGCCGCCCCGACCCCTTGAAGGGGGAGGCCATTGTGGCCTTCGTCACCCTGAAGGAAGGGCATGCCCCCTCAGACGCCTTGCGGGACGAGCTCAAGGCCCATGTGGCCAAGGTGATCGGACCCATCGCCCGCCCCGACGAGGTGCGCTTCACCGACGCCCTGCCCAAGACCCGCTCCGGCAAGATCATGCGCCGCCTCCTGAGGCAGATCGCCGCCGGGGAGCAGGAGATCAAGGGGGATACCTCCACCCTCGAGGACCGCTCCGTGGTGGAGCGCCTCAAGGAAGGGGCCTAG